Proteins from one Mytilus galloprovincialis chromosome 11, xbMytGall1.hap1.1, whole genome shotgun sequence genomic window:
- the LOC143050968 gene encoding uncharacterized protein LOC143050968, which translates to MNRDGTYADHICLEALSQMLSCNILVVHSNDPNVTVGSHDAYTCTLVLGYLTDIEHYVSLEPLSCCKPEDFVAVHLSAKKKNNQVFVAKVPQVDEEIQVRFLKQVVGGAYIYTWPVKDEIYWQSVQDIIKKLSQPTLLPGRGLRLLFSSEELEICKRISVSK; encoded by the exons ATGAACAGAGATGGAACATACGCAGACCACATTTGTCTTGAGGCACTCAGTCAGATGTTATCTTGTAACATACTGGTTGTTCATTCAAATGATCCAAATGTCACAGTTGGTTCTCATGATGCATATACATGTACTCTAGTCCTTGGATACTTGACAGACATTGAGCATTATGTCAGTTTAGAACCACTCTCATG CTGTAAGCCAGAAGATTTTGTAGCAGTTCATCTTtctgcaaaaaagaaaaataaccaaGTGTTTGTAGCAAAg GTTCCACAAGTTGATGAGGAAATCCAAGTAAGATTCTTGAAACAAGTAGTTGGTGGTGCCTACATATATACATGGCCCGTGAAGGATGAAATTTATTGGCAATCAGTGCAGGATATTATCAAAAAGCTGTCACAACCAACACTTCTTCCAGGAAGAGGACTGAGATTGCTTTTCAGCAGTGAAGAACTAGAGATTTGCAAGAGAatctctgtttcaaaataa